A genomic stretch from Sphaerodactylus townsendi isolate TG3544 linkage group LG15, MPM_Stown_v2.3, whole genome shotgun sequence includes:
- the EFS gene encoding embryonal Fyn-associated substrate, translating into MSAQLCRALYDNTAECLDELSFRKGDLMVLLQPEAPGLEGWHLCSLHGQQGIVPANRVKVLPEPGSPGPVPHRKHTPADVYQVPRKEAATLAGTACEVPQDELGRQGLRQDEQEVYEVPPPARPCPLPPEGIYRIPRGVRRDGPTEVYDIPSSLLRDTPADTYDSPSPCHKKVARVAPQPTLPVPSDDPYDVPLAFKKPSGQEEEEEEEEEGGSERPLVYAIPSNLRRASALLNLYESPEEVLGGGREEEQGEEEEDGGIYDIPLLPPGSPPLEGALQGLSLREPGAPSRPRLPSAESLSRRPLPALPSEERLSVDAPPPSPSIVRKGSIQDRPLPPPPPRLGGLGAGDQLESVRDEGYNEYEGIRLAEEYDYVHLKGADKIPPKASTPEGTPGPVLLGDTAQADEQTPPSPEDSQLLQFYTGQCQTHYTTLLSAIEALLASAGASQPPRVFVPHGKFVIITAHKLVFVGDTVSRLASSSTVRARVGAASSALCQALKEAVLSVKGAALRYPSLPAARKMRECVAELSRQALAFTTLLATLAPS; encoded by the exons ATGTCT GCTCAGCTGTGCCGAGCTCTTTACGACAACACCGCGGAGTGCCTGGATGAACTTTCTTTCCGCAAAGGGGACCTGATGGTTCTTCTCCAGCCAGAGGCGCCGGGCTTGGAGGGGTGGCACCTGTGTTCCTTGCACGGTCAGCAGGGTATTGTGCCGGCCAACCGGGTCAAAGTCCTGCCTGAGCCGGGATCTCCAGGGCCGGTCCCTCACAGAAAGCACACCCCAGCCGACGTTTACCAAGTCCCCAGGAAGGAGGCGGCGACCCTAGCAGGGACGGCGTGCGAAGTGCCGCAGGATGAGCTTGGAAGGCAGGGGCTGCGTCAAGATGAGCAGGAA GTCTATGAGGtgcccccgcccgcccggccgtgccccctgccccctgaagGGATCTACAGGATTCCCCGCGGCGTCAGGAGAGATGGTCCTACAGAG GTTTACGACATCCCCTCATCTCTGCTTCGGGATACTCCAGCGGACACCTACGACTCACCTTCCCCGTGTCACAAGAAGGTAGCCCGTGTGGCTCCCCAGCCCACGCTCCCCGTGCCCTCTGATGACCCCTATGACGTGCCACTGGCCTTCAAGAAGCCCTCGggtcaggaggaggaagaggaggaggaggaagagggaggctcAGAGAGGCCCCTTGTCTACGCCATCCCGTCCAACTTGAGGCGAGCCTCGGCCTTGCTGAACTTATACGAATCACCTGAAGAAGTACTGGGAggaggccgggaggaagaacaaggggaggaagaggaagatggagGCATCTATGACATCCCTCTGCTCCCACCTGGTTCTCCGCCCCTCGAGGGGGCACTCCAAGGACTTAGCTTGAGGGAGCCGGGGGCCCCGTCCCGCCCTCGTCTGCCCTCTGCCGAGAGTCTGTCCCGCCGTCCGttgcctgccctccccagtgaAGAACGGCTTTCCGTAGATGCTCCACCGCCATCGCCAAGTATCGTTCGGAAAGGCAGCATCCAGGACCGACCGCTGCCTCCACCGCCTCCTCGGCTAGGGGGTCTCGGGGCAGGGGACCAGCTGGAGTCAGTCCGGGATGAGGGGTACAATGAATACGAGGGGATACGTCTGGCGGAAGAGTATGACTATGTCCATCTCAAG GGAGCAGATAAAATCCCACCCAAGGCATCGACACCTGAAGGGACCCCCGGACCTGTACTTCTTGGTGACACAGCTCAGGCGGATGAACAG ACCCCGCCTTCCCCAGAGGATAGCCAATTGCTGCAGTTCTACACAGGGCAGTGCCAAACCCATTATACTACCCTGCTTTCGGCCATCGAGGCACTCCTTGCCAGCGCCGGTGCCAGCCAGCCTCCCCGAGTCTTTGTGCCCCACGGGAAGTTCGTGATTATCACAGCACACAAACTGGTGTTCGTGGGGGACACGGTGTCTCGGCTGGCGTCCTCCTCCACCGTGCGAGCTCGAGTGGGGGCAgccagcagcgctctgtgccagGCCCTGAAAGAAGCCGTCCTGTCGGTCAAGGGTGCCGCCTTGCGCTACCCATCGCTCCCCGCCGCCCGCAAGATGCGAGAGTGCGTGGCGGAGCTCTCCAGACAGGCGCTGGCCTTCACCACTTTGCTGGCCACGTTGGCGCCCTCTTGA